The following coding sequences lie in one Leptospira inadai serovar Lyme str. 10 genomic window:
- a CDS encoding MBL fold metallo-hydrolase: MKFLSLLCAVLFLSCSVTSHTALQVTRGKPGTLQTDTVGEKGPIVFQKVLAADWMAERSGLINLKDPKAKEAKLESGKEPIQIYFYVIDHPKFGRYTIDTGIADIFRKDPKEWPISFLIAYAMNTSDLKVHVTVDEWLKKESKPVNGILLTHLHLDHILGTRDFPAGTPIYTGKQESTKRNFLNLFVQGTTDKILGPSPALEELTFSESEGNSARVLDFFGDQSLYVLQVPGHTTGSLAFLVRSTTGLHLMTGDTCHTRWGWEHSVTPGDFTADQERNRESLDFLKEIAVKFPKVHVHPGHQSLNTDSDIKK, from the coding sequence ATGAAATTCTTATCTTTGTTATGCGCAGTGCTCTTTTTATCCTGTTCGGTTACTTCCCATACCGCGTTACAGGTAACGAGAGGAAAACCCGGAACGCTCCAGACCGATACTGTCGGAGAAAAAGGGCCGATCGTATTTCAAAAAGTTCTAGCGGCGGACTGGATGGCGGAAAGATCCGGTTTAATTAACCTAAAAGACCCGAAGGCTAAGGAAGCTAAGCTCGAGTCCGGAAAGGAGCCGATTCAGATTTATTTTTACGTGATCGATCATCCTAAGTTCGGTCGGTATACCATCGATACGGGGATTGCGGATATTTTTCGGAAAGATCCTAAGGAATGGCCGATTTCCTTTCTCATTGCATACGCTATGAATACTAGCGATTTAAAGGTTCATGTGACTGTGGACGAATGGTTAAAAAAGGAGTCCAAGCCCGTCAATGGGATTCTGCTAACCCATCTTCATTTAGACCATATTTTAGGAACCCGCGATTTCCCCGCAGGAACTCCTATCTATACGGGCAAACAGGAATCTACAAAGCGGAATTTCCTGAATTTATTCGTGCAAGGAACTACTGATAAAATTCTGGGACCGTCGCCAGCTCTAGAAGAATTGACTTTTTCGGAATCGGAAGGGAATTCCGCTAGAGTTCTGGATTTCTTCGGGGATCAGTCGCTGTATGTTCTTCAGGTCCCGGGTCATACGACCGGAAGCCTCGCGTTTTTGGTACGGAGCACGACCGGACTCCATCTCATGACCGGAGATACTTGTCACACTCGATGGGGATGGGAACATTCGGTTACACCGGGGGACTTTACCGCCGACCAAGAGAGAAACCGGGAAAGCCTGGATTTTCTAAAGGAAATTGCGGTAAAATTTCCGAAGGTGCATGTGCATCCCGGGCATCAATCCTTGAATACCGATTCTGATATTAAAAAATAG
- a CDS encoding PAS domain S-box protein, whose product MTDANFYDRIFQNGSGVPNVLENIPVLIMAVDESSRIVFWNRELEKITGYSYTEVTEDTEHFFSLLLPNQEYRRSVTDILLRSDNHFENWEIELKTKTNETKTVSWSRVPAQLSDSKETNWTIGIDVTQRVDVERNLQKSVKILSDFQTALNAVSIVAITDKRGTIIYSNDNFCKISGYSKDELLGQNHRIINSGYHDAEFFRHLWHTISQGKIWRGEIRNKAKDGRFYWVDTTISPIFDDKGKPFQYLVIRNEITERKEAEEKARLAEHSLKTFQDRMSPHFLFNTLSIIHSYLETNSALADSAILMLAENYRFLIDNASKQLVPFDIEWQFMENYINLLKLRFQDFMDVEISKEGDFRKSVLPPLILQPLVENSYIHGIRDRNGRGKIWVHARIVGERTTITIRDNGEGIKSNVNHSRTLGNIAERLKYFLFGSELKIDNHPEGGAIVTVAFDKPKN is encoded by the coding sequence GAATTTCTATGACCGAATATTCCAAAACGGTTCGGGAGTCCCGAACGTTTTAGAAAACATTCCCGTCCTGATCATGGCTGTAGACGAATCTTCCAGAATCGTTTTCTGGAACCGGGAATTGGAGAAAATAACCGGCTATTCGTATACGGAAGTTACGGAAGATACCGAGCATTTTTTTTCCCTTCTATTACCGAATCAAGAATACCGCCGATCCGTTACGGACATCTTATTAAGATCCGACAACCATTTTGAAAATTGGGAGATCGAGCTAAAAACCAAAACGAACGAAACGAAAACGGTTTCCTGGTCGAGAGTTCCCGCGCAACTTTCCGATTCAAAGGAAACCAATTGGACGATCGGGATCGACGTCACTCAACGGGTGGACGTGGAACGAAATCTCCAAAAATCCGTAAAGATCCTTTCGGATTTTCAGACCGCTCTCAACGCGGTATCCATCGTCGCAATCACCGACAAACGGGGGACGATTATTTATTCCAACGACAATTTTTGCAAGATTAGCGGATATTCCAAAGACGAGCTTTTAGGACAAAATCACCGAATCATCAACTCGGGCTATCACGATGCGGAATTTTTCCGACACCTTTGGCATACCATCTCTCAGGGAAAAATCTGGAGGGGGGAAATACGCAATAAGGCTAAAGACGGACGCTTCTATTGGGTCGATACGACGATTTCCCCCATCTTCGACGATAAAGGAAAACCGTTTCAATATCTAGTAATACGAAACGAAATCACGGAACGGAAAGAGGCGGAAGAAAAGGCGCGTCTGGCCGAGCACAGCCTCAAGACATTCCAAGACCGTATGAGCCCTCACTTTCTATTCAATACGCTCAGCATCATTCATTCTTATCTGGAAACGAACTCGGCGCTGGCAGACTCCGCTATTTTAATGTTGGCCGAAAACTATCGTTTCTTAATCGATAACGCTAGTAAGCAATTGGTTCCATTCGATATAGAATGGCAATTTATGGAAAATTACATTAATCTGTTGAAATTGCGTTTCCAGGATTTTATGGACGTGGAAATCTCCAAAGAAGGCGATTTTCGAAAAAGTGTCCTCCCGCCCTTAATTCTGCAACCCTTGGTGGAAAATTCCTATATCCACGGTATCCGGGATAGAAACGGAAGAGGTAAAATTTGGGTTCACGCCCGAATCGTTGGGGAAAGAACTACGATAACGATCCGAGATAACGGCGAAGGAATTAAGTCCAACGTAAATCATTCCAGAACCCTGGGAAATATAGCGGAAAGATTAAAATATTTCCTTTTCGGATCGGAGTTGAAAATCGATAATCATCCGGAAGGCGGGGCCATAGTTACGGTCGCGTTCGATAAGCCGAAAAACTGA
- a CDS encoding LytR/AlgR family response regulator transcription factor — METGTKELKILIVEDEAPTRDLLVSYCLGRSELKLSGIAKDGEEALESLQSGEFDLVFLDINLPKLSGLEVLEKLEKTPYIIFITSLRDKAIEAFEFGALDYLLKPFSRDRFNKAVDRALEYISREGKLGSNTFNEHGLFILEKENYFLIPYKDIAYISSRDNFSVIHTDEKEYVTYKSLKNLEAKLPPNKFLRIFKQYIIHLEYLVRLQSDNAGNYTVFLKDEDETQLPVGRKYISKIKELL, encoded by the coding sequence ATGGAAACCGGTACAAAAGAGTTAAAAATCTTAATCGTGGAAGACGAGGCTCCGACCCGCGATTTGCTCGTCAGCTACTGCCTCGGTCGTTCGGAATTAAAGCTATCCGGCATCGCAAAAGACGGGGAGGAAGCGTTAGAAAGTCTGCAATCCGGCGAGTTCGATCTGGTCTTTTTGGACATCAATCTACCCAAGCTCTCCGGTCTGGAAGTCCTGGAAAAACTGGAAAAAACTCCTTACATCATATTCATAACTTCTTTAAGAGATAAGGCAATCGAAGCGTTTGAATTCGGCGCCTTGGATTATTTGTTAAAACCGTTTTCCAGGGATCGGTTCAATAAAGCGGTGGATCGAGCCTTGGAATACATCAGCCGGGAAGGAAAATTGGGGAGCAACACCTTTAACGAACATGGGTTGTTTATTCTTGAAAAGGAAAATTATTTCTTAATCCCGTACAAGGATATCGCGTACATTTCCTCCAGAGATAATTTCAGCGTTATTCATACCGACGAAAAAGAATATGTAACCTACAAGTCCCTCAAAAACTTGGAGGCCAAACTTCCTCCTAATAAATTTCTAAGAATCTTCAAACAATACATCATTCACCTGGAATATCTAGTCAGGCTGCAAAGTGACAATGCCGGAAATTACACCGTTTTTCTGAAAGATGAGGACGAAACTCAACTTCCGGTCGGGCGAAAATATATCTCCAAAATTAAGGAGCTTTTGTAG
- a CDS encoding NAD-dependent epimerase/dehydratase family protein, whose amino-acid sequence MRLLITGASGFVGGAIAKRLKENHSILALSRSAESDAILKKAGIEVFRGNLGAIPTEALRGIDIVIHCAAFVGPWGNRKDFWEANVDGTSQLLDAARAVGVKRFIHMGTEAALFHGQDMIQIDETYPYPKVTPYLYSETKAEAERRVLAANAKEFKTLVLRPRLVWGPGDTSVLPVLKKMVSEGKFLWIDGGKAKTSTTYIQNLVDATELALTRGNGGEAYFITDNEDQTFRSFLTAMMKTQGIDLPKGSVPSFLARSLAFIVEGIWNLFGIKSEPPLLRFATDIMAKECTIKIDKAQKDLGYNPKIKVLEGLAAMRNTVS is encoded by the coding sequence ATGAGACTATTGATTACCGGAGCGTCCGGTTTCGTCGGAGGAGCGATCGCAAAACGACTAAAAGAAAACCATTCCATCCTCGCGCTTTCGAGGTCCGCAGAGAGCGATGCAATCTTAAAAAAGGCGGGAATAGAGGTCTTTCGAGGAAACCTGGGAGCGATTCCGACCGAGGCCTTGCGGGGAATCGACATAGTCATTCATTGCGCTGCCTTCGTCGGTCCTTGGGGAAATCGAAAGGACTTTTGGGAAGCGAATGTGGATGGAACCAGCCAGCTCCTGGACGCGGCAAGGGCCGTAGGAGTAAAACGTTTCATCCATATGGGAACGGAGGCGGCCCTGTTCCACGGCCAAGATATGATTCAAATCGATGAAACCTACCCATATCCGAAAGTAACTCCCTATCTCTATAGCGAAACAAAAGCGGAGGCCGAACGAAGAGTCTTAGCGGCGAACGCCAAAGAATTCAAAACCTTGGTGTTAAGACCTAGACTCGTTTGGGGGCCGGGCGATACATCCGTTTTACCGGTCTTAAAAAAAATGGTTTCCGAAGGAAAGTTTCTTTGGATCGACGGAGGAAAGGCGAAAACCTCCACTACGTATATTCAGAATTTAGTAGATGCTACGGAACTCGCCTTAACTCGAGGAAACGGAGGGGAAGCATATTTTATAACGGATAACGAAGACCAAACATTTCGCTCCTTCCTTACCGCGATGATGAAGACTCAGGGAATCGATTTGCCGAAGGGCTCCGTCCCCTCGTTCTTAGCGAGAAGTCTCGCATTTATCGTGGAAGGGATTTGGAATCTATTCGGAATCAAGAGTGAACCGCCTTTACTGCGTTTTGCGACGGATATTATGGCGAAAGAATGTACGATTAAAATCGATAAGGCTCAAAAAGATTTAGGATATAATCCGAAAATTAAGGTCCTAGAAGGTCTAGCCGCGATGAGGAACACGGTATCATAA
- a CDS encoding Crp/Fnr family transcriptional regulator, which translates to MASDLAYQVTEERSPFSAIWSTFPACSKDLYESFLHPRFGKRTFKFPKKSILFNEGKPTTGFYLILQGTVRTFKDSPNGQRQQTLKIYSPESWVGLRDAISEDYYNKTAECLEDTVSVYIDKEEMKKAFSQDLAFQTAITKYIATECRAAENRIYSMGTRQVHSKLAEFLLSLKEKYGSEINVKFSREVMATMIGSKTETLVRALTDLKGKGWIEIDKNMISIRNEEALLKLMET; encoded by the coding sequence ATGGCATCGGATCTGGCATACCAAGTCACGGAAGAAAGAAGTCCATTCTCGGCCATCTGGTCGACGTTTCCTGCTTGCTCAAAGGATTTATACGAATCCTTTCTGCATCCTCGTTTTGGAAAACGTACCTTTAAATTCCCGAAAAAAAGTATCCTCTTCAACGAGGGTAAACCCACCACCGGATTTTACCTGATTCTCCAAGGTACCGTCAGGACCTTTAAGGATTCGCCCAACGGTCAAAGGCAACAGACTCTCAAAATCTACTCTCCGGAAAGTTGGGTAGGACTCAGAGACGCAATTTCGGAAGACTACTACAACAAAACCGCGGAATGCCTGGAAGATACCGTCTCGGTATATATCGATAAGGAAGAAATGAAAAAAGCCTTTAGCCAAGACCTCGCCTTCCAGACCGCGATCACCAAGTACATCGCGACCGAATGTCGTGCCGCGGAAAATCGAATCTATTCCATGGGAACCAGACAAGTCCATTCTAAACTCGCGGAATTCCTCTTATCGCTGAAGGAAAAATACGGATCCGAAATTAACGTAAAATTCAGCCGTGAAGTGATGGCAACCATGATCGGATCCAAAACGGAAACGTTAGTGCGGGCATTAACCGATCTAAAAGGAAAAGGTTGGATAGAAATCGATAAGAATATGATCTCCATTAGGAACGAAGAAGCCCTATTAAAGTTAATGGAGACGTAA